CCAGCGCCCCCGCGGTAACCCCGCGCAAGAAAGCGTAGGCCCCTTTAGAATCGCGCAGCCGCGGTATCCACGGTCCGGTGAGAGATACGATCAGGAACGACGGCAGAAAGACGGCGATCGTCGCCACCACCGCGCCTGGCGTTCCCTCCAACAAATAGCCGATGAACGTAGCAGAGGAAAGCACGGGCCCAGGCGTTACCTGGCCCGCGGCTATGGCGTCCACCAGTTGCTGCGGCGTGAGCCAGCCATAGGACTCGACCACATCGTGTTGGACGAAAGCGAAGAGCAGAAGCCCGCTGCCGAAGAGCAGGGAACCTACCTTCAGGAAATACAGTCCGATCTGCAGCAGGCGGCTGGGCAATACACCTGACAGACTCGGCAACGAAAATCCCAGGCCCATCCCTGCGGTCATCCACGGTCGTAGCGAGGGAGGCGTGTAGAGGAGAACCCCTGCCACGCCTGATGCCAAAAGTAATGCCACCTCATTCAGGCGAAAAAACGACAAGATGAGCACCGCGACGAAGAGCAGGCCAGCCTTCAGTTCAGTCAAGGCTGCCTTGCCCAGGCGATAGACGGCCACCGCCACGATCCCCACGACCACGGGTTTGATGCCGTACAAGATCGCCCCCACC
The genomic region above belongs to Chloroflexota bacterium and contains:
- the chrA gene encoding chromate efflux transporter; the encoded protein is MDSPQPRLHRLLELAGLFVKLGLTSFGGPVGHIALMENEAVHKRRWLSREYFLDLLAATNLVPGPNATEMAIHIGYVRAGWPGLVVSGAAFILPAFFITLALAWAYVEYGALPQVGAILYGIKPVVVGIVAVAVYRLGKAALTELKAGLLFVAVLILSFFRLNEVALLLASGVAGVLLYTPPSLRPWMTAGMGLGFSLPSLSGVLPSRLLQIGLYFLKVGSLLFGSGLLLFAFVQHDVVESYGWLTPQQLVDAIAAGQVTPGPVLSSATFIGYLLEGTPGAVVATIAVFLPSFLIVSLTGPWIPRLRDSKGAYAFLRGVTAGALALILGTGLLLARAAVVDIWTALLAIASLGILWRTELDVVWVIAGGAIIGWLRYWLGS